The proteins below come from a single Streptomyces sp. SCSIO 75703 genomic window:
- a CDS encoding PhoH family protein: MVTSTKRHKPDRRTYVLDTSVLLADPNAVHRFDEHEVVLPIVVVTELEAKRHHPELGYFARQALRLLDELRVRHGRLDAPIPIGDLGGTVRVELNHSDPSVLPTGYRLGDNDSRILAVARNLQAEGFDVTVVSKDLPLRIKASSVGLLAEEYRAELAITDASGWTGMSELTLPGEQVDILFEEGRVHVPEADDLPVHTGLTIQSERGKALGRVTPEGGVRLVRGDREAFGIKGRSAEQRIALDLLLDPDVGIVSMGGRAGTGKSALALCAGLEAVLERRQHQKVMVFRPLYAVGGQELGYLPGSEAEKMSPWAQAVFDTLSAVTSREVIEEVTARGMLEVLPLTHIRGRSLHDAFVIVDEAQSLERNVLLTVLSRIGANSRVVLTHDVAQRDNLRVGRYDGVVAVVEKLKGHPLFAHVTLTRSERSQIAALVTEMLEDGHI, encoded by the coding sequence GTGGTGACCAGCACAAAGCGCCACAAGCCCGATCGGCGCACCTATGTACTCGACACCAGCGTCCTGCTGGCCGACCCGAACGCCGTGCACCGCTTCGACGAGCACGAGGTCGTGCTCCCGATCGTCGTGGTCACGGAGTTGGAGGCCAAGCGGCACCATCCCGAACTCGGCTACTTCGCCCGCCAGGCCCTGCGCCTGCTCGACGAACTCCGGGTCCGGCACGGTCGCCTCGACGCCCCCATCCCCATCGGGGACCTCGGCGGCACCGTACGTGTCGAGCTGAACCACTCGGACCCCAGTGTGCTGCCCACCGGCTACCGCCTGGGGGACAACGACTCCCGCATCCTCGCGGTCGCCCGGAACCTGCAGGCGGAGGGGTTCGACGTCACCGTCGTGTCCAAGGACCTCCCGCTGCGGATCAAGGCGTCCTCCGTCGGCCTGCTCGCCGAGGAGTACCGCGCGGAACTGGCCATCACGGACGCCTCCGGCTGGACCGGCATGTCCGAGCTGACCCTCCCGGGCGAACAGGTGGACATCCTCTTCGAGGAAGGCCGCGTGCACGTTCCCGAGGCCGACGACCTGCCCGTGCACACCGGGCTGACCATCCAGTCGGAGCGGGGCAAGGCGCTCGGCCGCGTCACTCCCGAGGGCGGCGTCCGCCTCGTGCGCGGCGACCGGGAGGCGTTCGGCATCAAGGGCCGCAGCGCCGAGCAGCGGATCGCGCTCGACCTGCTCCTCGACCCGGACGTCGGCATCGTCTCCATGGGCGGCCGGGCCGGCACCGGCAAGTCCGCGCTGGCCCTGTGCGCGGGGCTGGAGGCCGTGCTGGAGCGGCGTCAGCACCAGAAGGTGATGGTCTTCCGTCCGCTGTACGCGGTCGGCGGGCAGGAGCTGGGGTACCTGCCCGGCTCCGAGGCGGAGAAGATGAGCCCCTGGGCGCAGGCCGTCTTCGACACCCTGTCGGCGGTCACCAGCCGGGAGGTCATCGAGGAGGTCACCGCCCGCGGCATGCTGGAGGTGCTGCCGCTCACCCACATCCGGGGTCGGTCGCTGCACGACGCGTTCGTCATCGTCGACGAGGCGCAGTCCCTCGAACGGAACGTCCTGCTGACCGTGCTGTCCCGGATCGGCGCCAACTCCCGCGTCGTCCTGACCCACGACGTGGCCCAGCGGGACAACCTGCGCGTCGGGCGGTACGACGGGGTCGTCGCCGTCGTCGAGAAGCTGAAAGGGCATCCGCTCTTCGCGCACGTCACCCTGACCCGCTCCGAGCGGTCCCAGATCGCCGCGCTGGTCACGGAGATGCTGGAGGACGGCCACATCTGA
- a CDS encoding transglycosylase SLT domain-containing protein: MLEGNRVSRISVRGFAVASATAVTAVGSVVGVASGSTAQNNDAEATASGTTLLADIPVGQQAQVQTASLTQQADAQAIAADASAKKDAEEAARKAAAQTAVAKQEKAKKAAEEAAKKREEEKAAAASRDAARQEATTFAVQSSYTVSQIQAMARQMVPAGQWQCFSNIVNHESSWNYKAVNPSSGAYGLFQALPGSKMSSVGADWQTNPATQIKWGLNYMDSRYGSPCDAWAFWQANHWY; the protein is encoded by the coding sequence ATGCTGGAAGGAAACCGTGTGAGCCGGATCTCGGTCCGGGGATTCGCAGTGGCCTCGGCCACCGCGGTCACCGCTGTCGGAAGCGTCGTCGGAGTTGCCTCGGGCAGCACCGCGCAGAACAACGACGCCGAAGCGACGGCCAGTGGCACGACGTTGCTCGCGGACATCCCCGTCGGCCAGCAGGCCCAGGTGCAGACCGCTTCCCTGACGCAGCAGGCCGACGCCCAGGCCATCGCCGCGGACGCCAGCGCCAAGAAGGACGCCGAGGAGGCCGCCCGCAAGGCAGCCGCCCAGACCGCCGTCGCCAAGCAGGAGAAGGCGAAGAAGGCGGCCGAGGAGGCGGCCAAGAAGCGCGAGGAGGAGAAGGCAGCCGCGGCCAGCCGCGACGCCGCGCGCCAGGAGGCCACCACCTTCGCCGTCCAGAGCAGCTACACCGTCAGCCAGATCCAGGCCATGGCCCGTCAGATGGTGCCGGCCGGTCAGTGGCAGTGCTTCAGCAACATCGTGAACCACGAGTCGAGCTGGAACTACAAGGCGGTCAACCCGTCCTCCGGCGCCTACGGCCTCTTCCAGGCCCTGCCCGGTTCCAAGATGTCCTCGGTGGGCGCCGACTGGCAGACCAACCCCGCCACCCAGATCAAGTGGGGCCTCAACTACATGGACAGCCGGTACGGCAGCCCGTGTGACGCCTGGGCCTTCTGGCAGGCCAACCACTGGTACTGA